Part of the Cellulomonas taurus genome, ACGCCACCGAGGACCGCAAGACCTACGGCCTCAACCTGATCGACGACATTCGCCGGAACATCTCCGCGGCGGCACTGAAGAAGATGTCCACCGGCGGATTCGTGAACGGCAACGAGGAGATCAAGGTCGCCGAGGAGTACCGGCGGTCGATGAACATCAAGGCACCCACCGTGCTGGCCCTCACCGGAAAGCTCTCCGGCGGTAACCAGCAGAAGGTGGTGCTCTCCAAGTGGATCTACACCGACCCCGAGGTGCTCATCCTCGACGAGCCCACCCGTGGGATCGACGTCGGTGCGAAGTACGAGATTTACACGATCATCAACAAGCTCGCGGATGCCGGGAAGGGGGTCGTGGTCATCTCCTCGGAGCTGCCCGAGCTCCTCGGGATCTGTGACCGCATCTACACCCTCGCGTTCGGCCGGATCACCGGTGTCACGGACCGACGGGACGCGACTCAGGAAGGGCTGATGGAGCTCATGACGCAGGAACGCGACCACTCGACGGGTGCGGTCCGGTGACCGCCGTGACCGGGCTGCGGGACATCTTCACGAAGAACCTGCGCCAGAGCGGCATCTACATCGCGTTCGTGGCGATCATCGCCCTGTTCGCGGTCCTGACCGGCGGCACGCTGCTGCAGCCGGGCAACATCACCAACATCGTCCTGCAGTACTCCTACATCCTGATCCTCGCGATCGGCATGGTGATCGTGATCATCGGTGGTCACATCGACCTGTCGGTGGGATCGGTGGTCGCCCTCACCGGCGCCGTCTCCGCGGTGCTGGTGATCAAGAACGGCAACCCGTGGTGGGTCGGCATCCTCGCCGCCCTGGCGGTCGGTCTGGTGGTCGGCGCCTGGCAGGGGTTCTGGGTCGCCTACGTCGGGATCCCGGCGTTCATCGTGACCCTGGCGGGCATGCTGCTGTTCCGTGGTCTGACCCTCCAGGTGCTGCAGAACGTGTCGCTGTCTCCGTTCCCGGGCACCTACCAGAAGGTCGCCGGTGGCTTCCTGAACGGTCTGTTCGGCGGTAACGGCTACGACGTCTTCACCCTGGTGATCGCCGCGGTCGCCGTGGTCGGCTACGCCTTCGCCGCCTACCGCTCGCGGATGGGCCGGGTGCGCTACCAGCAGTCGGTCGAGGCGATGCCGCTGTTCATCCTCAAGATCGTGGCCATCGCGGTCGTGGTGATGCTCTTCGCCTGGCAGCTGGCGCACTCCCGTGGCCTGCCGATCGTGCTGATCATCCTCGCGGTGCTGATCCTGGCCTACAACGTGGTCACCAACCGGACCGTCTTCGGTCGGCACGTGTACGCGATCGGTGGCAACCTCAACGCCGCGCAGCTGTCCGGTGTGAAGGTCAAGCAGGTCAACTTCTGGATCTTCGTCAACATGGGCCTGCTGTCCGCGGTGGCCGGTGTCATCTACTCCTCGCGTGCCAACGGCGCCCAGCCCGCGGCGGGCAACATGTTCGAGCTGGACGCGATCGCCGCCTGCTTCATCGGTGGCGCGTCGACCACCGGTGGTGTCGGCCGGGTCACCGGCGCGATGGTCGGTGGTCTGATCATGGCCGTGATGTCCAACGGCATGCAGCTGATGGGTGTCCCGCAGTCCACCCAGCAGATCGTCAAGGGCCTCGTCCTCCTGCTGGCCGTCGCCTTCGACATCTACAACAAGCGCCGCGCGGGCACCGCGCGCTGATCCACCCCGGCGAAGGCCCGGACCCCTTGGGGTCCGGGCCTTCGCCTTGCCCGGGGGCTTTGCCTGCTCGGGCCTTCGCCTTGCCTGGGCTTTCGCCCGCCCGGGCTTTGGCTCTGCCCGGCCCTCGGCTCTGCCCGGCCCCTCGCCCCGCCGGTCCTTCGCCCCGCCCGGCCCTGGGCATTTGCCTGGCCCTGGCCCTGGCCCTGGCCCTGGCCCTGGGCCTTCGCCCCGCCCGGCCCCTCGCCTTGCCGCCCTGACAGGGCGCCGAGACTACGGAAACCGGCGCTGGAGACGGCCGAATGCGTCAAATTCCGTAGTCTCGAGGCTCAGGGCCGACGGCTCACGGCTCGCGGCTCGCGGCTCACGGCTCGCGGTCCGCGGCTCGCCGCGCCGCGGGGGCACGCGCCCGGCCGCGTGGGGTCAGCGTGCGAGGGCGGCGTCCTGGGCCAGGAGCAGCGCGCCGCGGGCGGGCGCCGCCGCGCCGAGGACCCCCGCGACCACCTCGACCACGGCCCCCGAGGTCACCGCCGTCCGCTCGGCCAGCACCTCGCGCAGCGGGTCGAGCAGCAGGTTCCCGGCCCGGGAGAGTGCCCCGCCCACCACCAGGACGTCCGGGTCCAGCACGGTGCAGACCGAGGCCATCGCGGTGCCGAGGTGCCGTCCCACGTCGGAGAGCACCCGCCGGCAGCCCGGGTCGCCTTGCGCCGCCAGGTCCAGCACCTCGGCCACCGACAGTCGGCCGTGGCTGGCGGCGAGCAGCCCGATGATCGCCTGCGACCCGGCGTACACCTGGAGGCAGCCCCGGTTGCCGCAGGAGCACACCGGTCCGTGCGGGTCGATCGTCAGGTGACCGAGCTCGCCCGCGGTGCCGGTGCGCCCGTGCACCAGCTCGCCGTCGTGCACGATCCCGCCGGAGACGCCCTGGGACAGCGACACCTGCACCACCGTGGCGCGTCCTCGCCCGGCGCCGAGTCGAGCCTCGGCCAGGGCGGAGAGGTTGCCCTCGTTGTCGAAGTCCACCGGCCACGGTCCGAACGCGCCGGGGGTCGCCACCACGGTTCCCCACCCGTCCCGCACCCCCGCGCCGCCGACCCGGGCGGTCCGGACCTCGACCGGCGCCGGGATGCCCACGGCGGCCCGCAGCACCCGCCCGGGATCGATGTCGGCGGCGGCGAGCAGGTCGGCGCTCAGCTCGCGCGCGGCCGTCGCGGCGAGCTCGGCACGGTGTCCGTCCGGGAGCACCCGGATCGCCTCCGACCAGGCTCGCCCGTCCCCGGGATCGAGCAGCACCCGCACCTGATCCAGGTAGCAGTGCACTCCGATCAGCGGCCCGCCGGGTCCCGCGAGGCTGACTGCCCGCGCCCGGCGCCCGGTGCGGACCACGTCGCGCACCCGGACCACGCCGTCGTCGATCAGCCCGCCGACCACCGTCGACACCGTCCCCGCCGTCAGGCCGGTGGCGGCGACGATCTCGACCTGGGTGAGCTCACCCGCATGCCGCAGCGCCGTGAGCACGGCGGTCCGGCTGCGCGGCACGGCCGAGGCGCTCACGGTCGGGCCGCGAACCTCTCCAGCAGATCGGCGTGCCCGGAGACCACCAGCAGGTCGTTGGCGGAGATCCGGGTGTCCGGCGAGGCGTACACGAAGTCGATCCCGGGGCTCTTCACCCCGATCACGGTCACGCCGTACCGCTCGCGGATCCGCGACTGGGCGATCGTGAAGCCCTGGGTCTCGCGCGGCGGCCGCATCTTGACCACGGTGAAGCCGTCCTCGACCTCGATGTAGTCGAGCATCTTGCCGGACACCAGGTGCGCCACCCGGGACCCGGCGTCGGCCTCCGGCAGCACCACGTGATGGGCGCCGATCCGCTGCAGGATGCGGGCGTGCTCGGCACTGATCGCCTTGGACCAGATCTGCGGGGTGCCGATGTCCACCAGGTTGCCGGTGATCAGGACCGACGCCTCCAGGTAGGACCCGACGCCGACCACCGCCACGGAGAAGTCCCGGGCGCCCAGCTGCTCCAGTGCCTCGGGGTTGGCGGCGTCCGCCTCGACCAGCGGGATGCGCCCCGACCACTGCGCCACCAGCTCCGGGTCGCGCTCCACCGCGAGCACGTCCTGCCCGAGCCGGTCCAGGGTCGCCGCGATCGCGCTGCCGAACCGGCCCAGCCCGATCACCAGCACGCCGGAGTCGCGTCGGGGGTCCTTGCGCTTGTCCTTGCGCTCCCACGGCCGGTCGTGCGCGGTCGCCTCTTCCCGCGGTCCGCGCCCGCCCAGCCGCGCTCCACGCTCCGGCGACTCCTCGCGCTGCCGCGGCTCGGGGCGCCCGCCACCGGGGCCACGGGCGTCCCGGGGCTCACGGCCCGGTCGTCGACCGAAGGGCCCGGGTCCGGTGGGTGCGGAGTCGGAGCTCAGCTCGTCCTGGTACGGACCGTCGCCGGTCCGGGCGTTGTCATCCAATGATCGGCCTTTCCTCGGGCAGCCGGATGACCCGACGACGACTGCGCAGCGCCAACGCCGCGGCCAGCGTCATCGTGCCGGTCCGGCCGATGAACATCAGGACGGTGAGCACGTACTTGCCCGCGTCCGGCAGGTCAGGGGTCAGTCCGGTGCTCAGCCCACACGTCGCGAAGGCGGAGATCACCTCGAACAGCACCACGTCCAGCGTCTCGCCGGGCACGATGGCCAGCAGCAGCAGGGACGCGGTCAGCACCACGGTGGCCGACACCAGGGAGACCGCGATCGCCACCTGCAACGCCTCGCGCGGGATCCGGCGACCGTAGGCCTCGACGTCCTTGTCGCCCCGGGCCTCGGCGCGGATCGCCAGCAGCATCACCGCCAGCGTGGTCACCTTGATCCCACCGGCGGTGGACGCCGAGCCGCCGCCGACGAACATCAGGGCGTCGTTCAGCAGCCAGGTGCTCTCGTGCATCGCGGCGATGTCGACGGTCGCGAAGCCGCCTGATCGCGGCATCACCCCGGCGAACAACGAGGCCAGCAGCGTCTCGTTCCAGCCCACTCCGCCCAGGGTGCGCGGATTCGTCCACTCGAAGGCGGCGACCATGAGGGTGCCGAAGGCGACCAGACCGAGGCTGGTCACAATGGTGAGCTTGGAGTGCAGGCTCCAGCGCCGCGGCCGCCGCAGCCGCTTCATCACGTTCAGGATCACCGGGAAGCCGAGCGAGCCGATGAACACGCCGATGATGATCGGCAGCAGCATCCACCAGTCACCGGCGAACGGTCGCAGCCCCTCGGCGGTGGGCACGAAGCCCGCGTTGTTGAAGGCCGACACCGCGTAGAACAGCCCGTGCCAGGCGGCCTCGCCCCAGGAGTCGCCGACGATCCGCAACCGGGGGACCAGCACCAGCGCGATCACGACCTCGAGCAGCGTGGAGGTCACGATCACGGTGCGCAGCAGCGAGCCGACCTCGCCCAATCGGGTGGTCTTGGTCTCCGAGGTGACCAGCAGCCGCTGGGTCAGTCCGATCCGCCGCGACACGGCCAGGCCGAGGATCGACGCCAGCGTCATCACGCCGAGTCCACCGATCTTGATCGCGATCAGGATCACGACCTGCCCGGCGGTGGACCAGTAGGTCCCGGTGTCGACGGTGACCAGCCCGGTGACGCAGACCGCCGAGGTGGCTGTGAACAGTGCGTCGACGAAGGGCGCACGGTGGCCGGAGGTGGTGGCGAAGGGCAGCGACAGCAGTGCTGTGACCAGCGCGATCACCCCGGCGAACACGCCCAGTGCCAGGCGTGCGGGTGACTGGCGTGCCAGGCGGTCGACGAGTTCGCGGCCCGACCAGAGCACACCGGGCAGACCCCGTGCCATCGACCCTCCGTCCACTGCTCGTCCGTCTTCCGGCGGCCAACTCTCCCACGCGCGCGGGCCCGTCTACGGTAGGGGCATGTCGCAGCGGGTGCGCGTGGTGTGGACCCCCGAGCTGCTGGATTACGACTTCGGCCCCGGGCACCCCATGGCTCCCCTGCGGTTGGACCTCACGATCCGGCTGGCCGGGGCCCTTGGTCTGCT contains:
- the mmsB gene encoding multiple monosaccharide ABC transporter permease; translated protein: MTAVTGLRDIFTKNLRQSGIYIAFVAIIALFAVLTGGTLLQPGNITNIVLQYSYILILAIGMVIVIIGGHIDLSVGSVVALTGAVSAVLVIKNGNPWWVGILAALAVGLVVGAWQGFWVAYVGIPAFIVTLAGMLLFRGLTLQVLQNVSLSPFPGTYQKVAGGFLNGLFGGNGYDVFTLVIAAVAVVGYAFAAYRSRMGRVRYQQSVEAMPLFILKIVAIAVVVMLFAWQLAHSRGLPIVLIILAVLILAYNVVTNRTVFGRHVYAIGGNLNAAQLSGVKVKQVNFWIFVNMGLLSAVAGVIYSSRANGAQPAAGNMFELDAIAACFIGGASTTGGVGRVTGAMVGGLIMAVMSNGMQLMGVPQSTQQIVKGLVLLLAVAFDIYNKRRAGTAR
- a CDS encoding ROK family transcriptional regulator; amino-acid sequence: MSASAVPRSRTAVLTALRHAGELTQVEIVAATGLTAGTVSTVVGGLIDDGVVRVRDVVRTGRRARAVSLAGPGGPLIGVHCYLDQVRVLLDPGDGRAWSEAIRVLPDGHRAELAATAARELSADLLAAADIDPGRVLRAAVGIPAPVEVRTARVGGAGVRDGWGTVVATPGAFGPWPVDFDNEGNLSALAEARLGAGRGRATVVQVSLSQGVSGGIVHDGELVHGRTGTAGELGHLTIDPHGPVCSCGNRGCLQVYAGSQAIIGLLAASHGRLSVAEVLDLAAQGDPGCRRVLSDVGRHLGTAMASVCTVLDPDVLVVGGALSRAGNLLLDPLREVLAERTAVTSGAVVEVVAGVLGAAAPARGALLLAQDAALAR
- a CDS encoding potassium channel family protein, producing MLVIGLGRFGSAIAATLDRLGQDVLAVERDPELVAQWSGRIPLVEADAANPEALEQLGARDFSVAVVGVGSYLEASVLITGNLVDIGTPQIWSKAISAEHARILQRIGAHHVVLPEADAGSRVAHLVSGKMLDYIEVEDGFTVVKMRPPRETQGFTIAQSRIRERYGVTVIGVKSPGIDFVYASPDTRISANDLLVVSGHADLLERFAARP
- a CDS encoding TrkH family potassium uptake protein: MARGLPGVLWSGRELVDRLARQSPARLALGVFAGVIALVTALLSLPFATTSGHRAPFVDALFTATSAVCVTGLVTVDTGTYWSTAGQVVILIAIKIGGLGVMTLASILGLAVSRRIGLTQRLLVTSETKTTRLGEVGSLLRTVIVTSTLLEVVIALVLVPRLRIVGDSWGEAAWHGLFYAVSAFNNAGFVPTAEGLRPFAGDWWMLLPIIIGVFIGSLGFPVILNVMKRLRRPRRWSLHSKLTIVTSLGLVAFGTLMVAAFEWTNPRTLGGVGWNETLLASLFAGVMPRSGGFATVDIAAMHESTWLLNDALMFVGGGSASTAGGIKVTTLAVMLLAIRAEARGDKDVEAYGRRIPREALQVAIAVSLVSATVVLTASLLLLAIVPGETLDVVLFEVISAFATCGLSTGLTPDLPDAGKYVLTVLMFIGRTGTMTLAAALALRSRRRVIRLPEERPIIG